Proteins co-encoded in one Halorussus lipolyticus genomic window:
- a CDS encoding DUF4040 domain-containing protein, with protein MSAVVDLLVAALLALCVLLAISIALLADAVSAVVVFGAYGLALAMLWAVLRAPDVALTEAAVGAGISTALFLAVLRRFPDLFSAPEIRFRVRPATALTAGGTALALGVTIPALPAFGDPTAPAFRRAVPFYLADAPTLGIENVVTAILVVYRGFDTFGEVVVVFTAGVASAAVLREVTA; from the coding sequence GTGAGCGCAGTGGTTGACCTGCTGGTCGCCGCGCTTCTGGCGCTCTGCGTCTTGCTGGCGATTTCCATCGCCCTCCTCGCCGACGCGGTGTCTGCGGTGGTCGTCTTCGGGGCCTACGGCCTCGCGCTGGCGATGCTCTGGGCGGTCCTGCGCGCTCCGGACGTGGCGCTGACCGAGGCCGCGGTCGGGGCCGGCATCTCGACCGCGCTGTTTCTGGCGGTCCTGCGCCGGTTCCCCGACCTATTTTCGGCCCCCGAGATTCGATTCCGGGTCCGGCCCGCGACCGCACTCACTGCCGGCGGGACGGCCCTCGCGCTCGGGGTTACGATTCCGGCGCTCCCGGCCTTCGGCGACCCGACCGCGCCCGCGTTCCGGCGAGCCGTGCCCTTCTACCTCGCCGACGCGCCGACGCTGGGCATCGAGAACGTCGTGACCGCGATTCTGGTCGTCTACCGCGGGTTCGACACCTTCGGCGAGGTCGTGGTGGTGTTCACCGCGGGGGTCGCGTCAGCGGCGGTCCTCCGGGAGGTGACGGCGTGA
- a CDS encoding MnhB domain-containing protein translates to MSDPESDGPGTERAGGIVADTTVRVVAPFAATLGLFTTLHGTSSVGGGFQGGVVIAATILLLAFAVGPGCVRSALAVPRSPALAAGGVLGFAVVGVGPVAFGGRVLELSVYPIPKPVVYATELAEVAIAVTVSATLVGLWFLLAGDFRA, encoded by the coding sequence GTGAGCGACCCGGAATCGGACGGACCGGGGACCGAGCGCGCCGGGGGTATCGTGGCTGATACCACCGTCCGCGTCGTCGCGCCCTTCGCGGCCACGCTCGGCCTGTTCACGACCCTCCACGGGACCTCCTCGGTCGGCGGCGGTTTTCAGGGCGGGGTCGTGATTGCGGCCACGATTCTCCTGCTGGCGTTCGCGGTCGGTCCCGGCTGTGTGCGCTCCGCGCTCGCAGTTCCGCGCTCGCCCGCGCTCGCGGCCGGAGGAGTCCTCGGGTTCGCCGTCGTCGGCGTCGGCCCGGTGGCGTTCGGGGGTCGGGTCCTCGAACTGTCGGTTTACCCGATTCCCAAACCTGTGGTCTACGCCACCGAACTCGCTGAGGTCGCCATCGCGGTGACGGTCTCTGCCACGCTGGTCGGTCTCTGGTTCCTCCTTGCAGGTGATTTCCGTGCTTGA
- the mnhG gene encoding monovalent cation/H(+) antiporter subunit G has product MTPREILVALLAGASVFFTGLAVVGLLRLPDVFARAHAASKADTLGALSAFAGVGVAFGVDSATLKVAMLFVFVLVTTPTATHAVVRTAYRDGRSGPEAESGGERSG; this is encoded by the coding sequence ATGACGCCCCGCGAAATTCTCGTCGCCCTGCTCGCTGGCGCGAGCGTCTTCTTCACCGGCCTCGCTGTGGTTGGCCTGCTTCGCCTGCCCGACGTGTTCGCCCGCGCTCACGCCGCCTCGAAGGCCGACACGCTCGGCGCGCTCTCGGCGTTCGCAGGGGTCGGGGTCGCGTTCGGCGTCGATTCGGCCACGCTCAAAGTCGCCATGCTGTTCGTCTTCGTGCTGGTGACGACCCCCACAGCGACTCACGCAGTCGTCCGGACCGCCTACAGAGACGGTCGCAGTGGTCCCGAAGCGGAATCGGGTGGTGAGCGCAGTGGTTGA
- a CDS encoding sodium:proton antiporter, protein MLEAYLARLPYLAAVALVAIGLGVLVGEPSRLKKVVGVNVFQTGVLLLLVASAYRTGGRPPLARPGSADLPSVNPLPHVLVLTAIVVGVSLTALALALVIRVRWEETSPGGRA, encoded by the coding sequence GTGCTTGAGGCGTATCTGGCCCGCCTGCCCTACCTCGCGGCGGTCGCGCTGGTGGCAATCGGTCTCGGCGTGCTGGTCGGCGAACCGAGCAGGTTGAAGAAAGTGGTGGGTGTCAACGTCTTTCAAACCGGCGTCCTGCTGTTGCTGGTCGCGTCAGCGTACCGGACCGGCGGACGCCCCCCGCTGGCCCGGCCGGGGAGTGCGGACCTGCCGTCGGTTAACCCCTTGCCCCACGTCCTCGTGCTGACGGCCATCGTGGTCGGGGTGAGTCTGACCGCGCTGGCGCTGGCACTGGTGATTCGGGTGCGCTGGGAGGAGACCAGTCCGGGAGGGAGAGCGTGA
- a CDS encoding proton-conducting transporter membrane subunit — protein MTDLLLPALVALPVVGAALAVLAGDRLAGWISGTTLTAQTLLAGALVARVADSGRVSTVVGGFRPAVGVELRADPLAGLVVALVAVVVLGAVWYANATPSVSGARPDVLLLLLTAGLSGVALTADLFNLYVVLEITGLAAYALVALGERGSARAALRYLVVGTVGASLYLLGVAYLYISLGQLNIARSNEFISQVGLSSPLVLAAFSLAFVGLAVKIPLVPVHTWLPDAHARASVPASVVLSALVTTAGVYGLVKVLYGAFGTEFLTANPAVGQLISGLGAVSLLVGGALALRESKVKRVLAYSTVSQLGIVVVGVGLGSRVGLTGSAVHLLGHAVTKAGLFFSAGLLASATDAKTVEEYAGLADRAPVTSAAFALLSLGMIGVPPTVGFAGKWYVLVAAADAEAWLLVGAVLVSSLVSLAYFGRILAQMYFASAESDRAEGPDAPTAAGPNRPLDSVPASALDALPVAAAVATVALGLSAALLAQFLEPAISGLLA, from the coding sequence GTGACCGACCTCCTGCTCCCCGCGCTGGTCGCGCTTCCGGTGGTCGGCGCGGCGCTGGCGGTGCTGGCGGGCGACCGCCTCGCGGGGTGGATTTCGGGCACGACGCTCACAGCGCAGACGCTCCTCGCGGGCGCGCTCGTGGCCCGAGTCGCCGACTCGGGGCGCGTCAGCACCGTCGTCGGCGGGTTTCGCCCGGCGGTGGGCGTCGAACTGCGGGCCGACCCGCTCGCCGGCCTCGTCGTCGCGCTGGTCGCGGTCGTCGTTCTGGGGGCGGTCTGGTACGCCAACGCGACTCCTTCGGTCTCCGGCGCTCGGCCCGACGTTCTCCTACTCCTGCTCACGGCGGGCCTCTCGGGCGTGGCGCTGACCGCCGACCTGTTCAACCTCTACGTCGTCCTCGAAATCACCGGACTGGCGGCCTACGCGCTGGTCGCGCTCGGCGAGCGGGGGTCGGCCCGCGCCGCGCTCCGGTACCTCGTGGTCGGGACCGTCGGCGCGAGCCTCTATCTCCTCGGCGTCGCATATCTCTACATTTCTTTAGGACAACTAAATATAGCTAGAAGTAACGAATTCATCTCTCAAGTCGGTCTCTCGTCGCCGCTCGTTCTGGCGGCGTTCTCGCTGGCGTTCGTCGGGTTAGCGGTCAAGATTCCGCTCGTGCCGGTCCACACGTGGCTCCCCGACGCTCACGCTCGGGCGTCAGTTCCGGCCAGCGTGGTCCTCTCGGCGCTGGTGACGACGGCGGGCGTCTACGGCCTCGTGAAGGTCCTCTACGGCGCGTTCGGCACCGAATTTCTGACCGCGAATCCCGCGGTCGGCCAACTGATTTCCGGTCTCGGGGCGGTCAGTCTGCTGGTCGGCGGCGCGCTCGCGCTCCGCGAATCGAAGGTCAAGCGCGTGCTGGCCTACTCGACCGTCTCCCAGTTGGGCATCGTCGTGGTCGGCGTCGGCCTCGGGAGTCGCGTCGGCCTGACCGGTTCTGCGGTCCACCTGCTCGGCCACGCCGTCACCAAGGCGGGCCTGTTCTTCTCCGCGGGACTCCTCGCGTCGGCCACCGACGCCAAGACCGTCGAGGAGTACGCCGGTCTCGCCGACCGCGCTCCGGTCACCAGTGCGGCGTTCGCGCTCCTCTCGCTCGGGATGATTGGCGTCCCGCCGACGGTCGGATTCGCCGGCAAGTGGTACGTCCTCGTCGCGGCCGCCGACGCCGAGGCGTGGCTATTGGTCGGGGCCGTCCTCGTCAGTTCGCTCGTCTCGCTGGCGTACTTCGGTCGGATTCTGGCCCAGATGTACTTCGCGTCGGCCGAATCGGACCGCGCCGAGGGTCCGGACGCGCCGACTGCGGCCGGGCCGAACCGTCCGCTCGATTCGGTCCCCGCGTCGGCCCTCGACGCCCTCCCGGTCGCCGCCGCCGTCGCCACCGTCGCGCTGGGCCTGTCGGCCGCCCTCCTCGCACAGTTCCTCGAACCGGCGATTTCCGGACTGCTGGCATGA
- a CDS encoding Na+/H+ antiporter subunit E, translating into MRGSEPSSPPDSRIASPLATFAVAYGFYLALGRATDPFDIVTGAVSAGIVTVALSGLVFEEAPSLGRSGGRFLRAVAVLPGLLWEILRANVALAVVLLDPRLPIDPEVVRVESRAESDLERTAVASAITLTPGTVVLDVVEDTFHVHALTAASRESLREGTIERGAAFVFGGREATRDPRMADESRAGSEDRRTGEDRPNEEDRSE; encoded by the coding sequence ATGAGGGGGAGCGAGCCATCGTCACCGCCGGACAGCCGTATCGCCAGTCCGCTCGCAACGTTTGCGGTCGCCTACGGATTCTACCTCGCGCTCGGCCGGGCCACTGACCCGTTCGACATCGTGACCGGCGCGGTGAGCGCGGGGATTGTGACAGTCGCGCTCTCGGGCCTCGTCTTCGAGGAGGCCCCGTCTCTCGGTCGGTCCGGCGGGCGGTTTCTCCGGGCGGTCGCCGTCCTGCCGGGTCTGCTCTGGGAGATTCTGCGGGCCAACGTCGCGCTCGCCGTCGTCCTCCTCGACCCGCGACTCCCCATCGACCCCGAAGTCGTCCGGGTCGAATCTCGGGCCGAGTCGGACCTCGAACGCACCGCCGTCGCCAGCGCGATTACTCTCACGCCCGGCACGGTGGTCCTCGACGTGGTTGAGGACACCTTCCACGTCCACGCGCTCACCGCCGCCTCCCGCGAGTCGCTCCGCGAGGGGACCATCGAGCGCGGCGCGGCGTTCGTGTTCGGCGGCCGCGAGGCGACTCGTGACCCTCGGATGGCCGACGAATCGCGGGCGGGTTCCGAGGACCGCCGGACCGGTGAGGACCGCCCGAACGAGGAGGACCGCTCCGAATGA
- a CDS encoding cation:proton antiporter codes for MTTAPTDLLLVAAVLLVALAGAVGYRVVVGPTLQDRVIAVNALGTTAVVVLAVLSAAFDDPGLLDVALVYGLLNFLLSVGLARVLGERSDAQSSPTGGPR; via the coding sequence ATGACCACCGCTCCGACCGACCTCCTGCTGGTCGCCGCCGTCCTGCTGGTCGCACTTGCCGGCGCGGTCGGCTACCGGGTCGTCGTCGGGCCGACCCTGCAGGACCGCGTGATTGCGGTCAACGCCCTCGGAACTACGGCAGTCGTCGTCCTCGCGGTCCTCTCGGCGGCGTTCGACGACCCCGGTCTCCTCGACGTGGCGCTGGTCTACGGTCTGCTCAACTTCCTGCTGAGCGTCGGCCTCGCGCGGGTCCTCGGCGAGCGGAGCGACGCCCAGTCGTCTCCGACCGGAGGCCCGCGATGA
- a CDS encoding proton-conducting transporter membrane subunit, translated as MTEVQSLRPALAVAIPALAAVAVLVSRSRPNLRESVTALAAVAELVVVGSLASSALAGQTPTTSFGTFATGIPLAFRADALGALFASVAGVLWLVASVYSVGYMRGLAEHGQTRFFSAFAVSIASAMGVALAGNLLTLFVAYELLTVATYPLVAHAGTAEARRSGRKYARYAFGGGIAVLGGTVLVYVLAGSVTFTPGGLAGLGTADPLVAEVAFGLLAGGFGVKAAVMPFHGWLPDAMVAPTPVSALLHAVAVVKSGVFGIARVVLFVFGPEAVRESALRWPLAGLATATMILAGFLALRQDKLKRVLAYSTTSQLSFIVLGLVVLTPTAVLGALFHLVTHAFMKITAFFCAGTIYVETRTEYVPQMSGIARRLPVTTTAFSVVAAGLVGVPLVGGFVSEWYLALGTLAGPVPLLAAAFWLAAFVKLLFFWPIVSTAVFDSPLEARWSGPESRLSEASPALLGPLLFTAVVAVLLGVVPTATPFFDLAEAVVAEVFGP; from the coding sequence ATGACCGAGGTACAGTCTCTCCGCCCGGCGCTCGCCGTCGCCATCCCGGCGCTGGCCGCCGTCGCGGTGTTGGTCTCTCGCAGTCGCCCCAACCTCAGGGAATCGGTGACCGCGCTCGCGGCCGTCGCCGAGTTGGTCGTGGTCGGAAGCCTCGCCTCCTCGGCGCTGGCGGGCCAGACGCCGACGACTTCCTTCGGCACCTTCGCCACCGGAATCCCGCTCGCCTTCCGGGCCGACGCGCTCGGCGCGCTGTTCGCCTCGGTCGCAGGGGTCCTCTGGCTCGTCGCCAGCGTCTACAGCGTCGGCTACATGCGAGGACTCGCCGAACACGGCCAGACGCGGTTCTTCTCAGCGTTCGCTGTCAGCATCGCGTCGGCGATGGGGGTCGCGCTCGCTGGCAACCTGCTGACCCTGTTCGTCGCCTACGAACTCCTGACCGTCGCCACCTACCCCCTCGTCGCCCACGCCGGAACCGCGGAGGCCCGGCGGTCGGGCCGGAAGTACGCCCGCTACGCCTTCGGCGGCGGGATTGCGGTCCTCGGGGGCACCGTGCTGGTCTACGTCCTCGCCGGAAGCGTCACCTTCACGCCCGGCGGCCTCGCTGGCCTCGGAACCGCCGACCCACTCGTCGCCGAGGTCGCATTCGGCTTGCTGGCGGGCGGATTCGGCGTCAAAGCCGCGGTGATGCCCTTCCACGGTTGGCTTCCCGACGCGATGGTCGCCCCGACCCCGGTCTCGGCGCTCCTCCACGCGGTCGCAGTCGTCAAGAGCGGCGTCTTCGGCATCGCCCGAGTCGTCCTGTTCGTCTTCGGTCCCGAGGCGGTCCGCGAGTCGGCGCTCCGGTGGCCGCTGGCCGGTCTCGCCACAGCGACGATGATTCTGGCCGGCTTTCTGGCGCTCCGACAGGACAAACTCAAGCGCGTGCTGGCCTACTCGACGACCAGCCAACTCTCGTTCATCGTCCTCGGTCTGGTCGTCCTCACGCCGACCGCGGTCCTCGGGGCGCTGTTCCACCTCGTGACCCACGCCTTCATGAAGATTACCGCGTTCTTCTGCGCCGGCACCATCTACGTCGAGACGAGGACCGAGTACGTCCCGCAGATGTCGGGCATCGCTCGCAGGCTTCCAGTCACGACCACGGCCTTCTCGGTCGTGGCGGCGGGACTGGTCGGCGTCCCCCTCGTCGGCGGGTTCGTCAGCGAGTGGTACCTCGCGCTCGGGACACTGGCGGGACCGGTTCCCCTCCTCGCCGCCGCGTTCTGGCTGGCCGCGTTCGTGAAACTGCTCTTTTTCTGGCCCATCGTCTCGACCGCGGTGTTCGACTCGCCGCTCGAAGCCCGGTGGTCCGGCCCCGAGTCCCGCCTCTCGGAGGCCTCGCCCGCCTTGCTCGGCCCCCTGCTGTTCACCGCGGTCGTGGCGGTCCTCCTCGGGGTGGTCCCGACCGCCACGCCCTTCTTCGACCTCGCGGAGGCGGTCGTCGCGGAGGTGTTCGGCCCGTGA